In a single window of the Podospora pseudocomata strain CBS 415.72m chromosome 2 map unlocalized CBS415.72m_2, whole genome shotgun sequence genome:
- a CDS encoding uncharacterized protein (EggNog:ENOG503P06Q), whose translation MYSSIDSATPRSSSGMASPQRIPSSRSRALSISSDRPSTVAHSLMSPPLTVSPEPAFIAASAASQIVTNDHDSHAEAWYDQHGIEPSGETAAVSPAALQLVNSFLDQLLFNFLCVSRSTALSALRPAVSEVLKPKLAKDAINQADEELREYLGGEEELPAEAQGQDPVSASDWDVELVWKRSRLRCMVYSSLGDMEEEDEDYYTEQGHLETGTDDRLSEAVSPAVAIFLTSILEFMGEQALIVAGQAAYHRMRVKYDKELKEGLRSPTGVADKIVVEELDMERVALDRTLGRLWRSWKKKIRTPTAGTMERLARSFSGDSTRGAGHLRSPSSTAELMVPATVLEPDAAVEGEVENVAQETIEGAQELMEDEYLTAAAIPLPMGPNDVEEIEVPGLAPTYEEDEEEKAAVGQSEQQPARPKSMIILPLATGLLTPASSRPQTPIVARRKRSNSLPTPITTPYLSPIEAPAAPLDENQPIDTSDAAVEEQVQPSEETAVQIQVAPSVVTQLETVEEDRIDEEEEEVSIEEPRIIRSSRVSILGGRNPSPTFSENGKPTMINTNLPVRSPSIHSARLIEVTSPRSPVVTSARNSLVATDSSRGPSPSRLSGADTPPIPDERPRRSPDSVSRSRLSVNYAHRSGLAANDLASETENDYAVSPVTPISPGSGNNNGLPVILEATSREHREIESTADEQQNPISAVPVNAERATTPSSQKALTKVTILPSTSSSPSRPSTAASSTFFIESMPVLAEGKAAKDKHQWAKPTNSRPSTGTTPAPAVPERSAGRQAVANTSAQRQPATIGQVSVERSRNDSGLEAPGASSKQQRGSGSPGSTKIKPVRTPEEGMQARIDVVRNFEELIQSDQTIQYTLTPENMRDNNSQSSTRQKGSGSPVISVKTRKSEDARQNTPRSRSSSAARPGEMGASGSNNPRSVGHAHQSSDTHHSLRSYPTSSSKHGGVVPRSTPPGPSKPRGNIPQARDARLPRESMAEFAEFIRSTGPPGGGAAPVNALAGPGGSRNPGMVSMASVASSKGSMTSNPNRPRLQARDAAVDYKDDNSDLIDFIRRGPPSLNPRIPKAVAPFRTTMDSDQMSGAVGGRAVDAHLNEAEMRGNDSTSSVPPSIQSSINSQSALLAGRNKPLPTSHPAPTPNEMDFDMPIPKRKTRRVRDPYAIDLSDEDEMMLEEELTPKPKRPAAKEESLIDFLNNYAPPPEPTVLPFATQETQAAAAARNKPKKKSSSASLMARLTRRDSGQGGGLGSGFMGGPKVAQLPAAESRSLSSRASAGMGGTMGGRSYTPLQVAPNMSSKAAAMMGGGPPPSMANQPPVGGSGRVPMKKFEPRDAVSVPSRGTSDLADFLKHSGPPPGMTMAAPFPEPMSPEHRRRESNSISKVFGRRKKPSIS comes from the exons ATGTATTCCTCTATAGACTCGGCCACCCCCCGGTCCTCCTCGGGCATGGCCTCCCCCCAAAGAATTCCCTCTTCACGATCGAGGGCCCTGAGCATATCCAGCGACCGGCCGTCGACCGTCGCACACAGCTTGATGTCGCCCCCTTTGACAGTGTCACCTGAACCGGCCTTCATCGCCGCCTCAGCTGCTTCGCAAATTGTCACCAACGATCACGACAGCCATGCTGAAGCCTGGTACGATCAGCATGGCATTGAGCCATCGGGCGAGACTGCAGCCGTGTCGCCCGCCGCCTTGCAGCTGGTCAACAGCTTTCTCGATCAGCTGCTCTTTAATTTTCTCTGCGTGTCCCGCTCCACTGCCCTCTCTGCTTTGCGTCCGGCCGTGTCCGAAGTGCTGAAGCCAAAGCTCGCCAAGGATGCCATAAACCAGGCCGACGAGGAACTTCGCGAGTATCtcggaggcgaggaggagcttcCTGCTGAAGCCCAGGGGCAGGACCCTGTTTCCGCAAGCGATTGGGACGTTGAACTGGTGTGGAAGCGGAGCCGCCTGCGGTGCATGGTGTATTCGTCGCTCGGggacatggaggaggaggacgaggactATTACACGGAGCAGGGCCATCTCGAGACGGGAACCGACGACCGGCTGTCCGAGGCCGTGTCTCCTGCAGTCGCCATCTTCCTGACGTCGATACTGGAATTTATGGGGGAACAGGCCCTCATTGTGGCCGGTCAGGCTGCTTATCACCGCATGCGCGTGAAATATGACAAGGAGCTGAAAGAGGGCCTGCGGAGCCCGACGGGGGTTGCCGACAAAatcgtggtggaggagctcgacATGGAGCGGGTCGCCCTGGACCGCACGCTGGGCCGATTGTGGAGAtcatggaagaagaagattcgAACTCCGACCGCTGGCACCATGGAGCGTCTGGCCAGGTCCTTTTCGGGTGATTCGACGCGTGGGGCAGGCCACCTGCGGTCCCCCAGCAGCACGGCGGAACTGATGGTTCCAGCCACGGTCCTGGAGCCAGACGCCGCTGTCGAGGGCGAAGTCGAGAATGTTGCGCAAGAGACAATTGAAGGGGCCCAAGAGCTCATGGAGGACGAATATCTGACAGCGGCGGCGATTCCGCTGCCAATGGGACCAAATGATGTGGAGGAGATCGAGGTGCCCGGACTGGCGCCCACCtacgaagaagacgaggaagagaaggccGCTGTTGGACAAAGCGAGCAGCAGCCCGCCCGGCCCAAGAGCATGATTATACTTCCGCTAGCTACCGGACTGCTCACCCCCGCATCGTCTCGACCGCAAACACCAATTGTCGCACGTCGCAAACGCTCGAACTCGCTGCCGACTCCAATCACTACTCCTTACCTCTCCCCGATCGAAGCCCCCGCTGCGCCTTTGGACGAGAACCAGCCGATAGACACCTCTGATGCTGCGGTGGAGGAACAAGTCCAGCCGTCAGAAGAGACTGCTGTCCAGATCCAGGTCGCCCCCTCAGTTGTCACTCAGCTCGAAACCGTCGAAGAGGACCGGattgatgaagaggaggaggaggtctcGATCGAGGAGCCTCGTATCATTAGGTCCTCCCGCGTCTCGATCCTGGGAGGACGGAATCCGTCACCAACATTCTCTGAAAATGGAAAACCGACCATGATCAACACAAACCTGCCGGTGAGGTCACCGAGCATTCACTCGGCAAGGTTGATCGAAGTCACCAGCCCTCGGAGCCCGGTGGTGACGTCTGCACGCAACTCGCTGGTGGCCACAGACTCGTCTCGCGGACCCAGCCCCTCCCGTCTGAGCGGCGCTGATACTCCTCCTATTCCAGACGAGCGCCCGCGCCGTTCTCCGGACAGCGTCTCCCGTTCCCGACTCTCTGTCAACTATGCCCATCGTTCAGGGCTGGCAGCGAACGACCTGGCCTCGGAGACTGAGAATGACTATGCCGTGTCCCCTGTCACCCCCATCAGCCCTGGCAgcggcaacaacaacggcctACCAGTGATTCTGGAAGCCACATCGAGAGAGCATCGCGAAATCGAGAGCACAGCTGACGAACAGCAAAACCCCATATCTGCTGTCCCTGTCAATGCCGAGCGTGCTACAACACCGTCCTCGCAGAAGGCGCTCACCAAGGTTACCATATTGCCATCTACGTCTTCGTCTCCATCGAGACCATCGACTGCGGCGAGCTCAACCTTCTTTATCGAATCGATGCCTGTGCTGGCCGAGGGAAAAGCAGCAAAAGACAAACACCAGTGGGCCAAGCCCACAAACTCTCGGCCGTCGACAGGCACCACACCGGCGCCCGCTGTCCCCGAGCGAAGTGCCGGAAGACAGGCCGTGGCAAACACATCAGCCCAACGCCAACCGGCCACCATTGGCCAGGTGTCGGTGGAGAGATCTCGCAACGATAGTGGTCTTGAAGCCCCCGGGGCGTCTTCCAAGCAGCAACGCGGCTCAGGCTCACCCGGGTcaaccaagatcaagccTGTGCGAACCCCGGAAGAGGGAATGCAGGCACGTATTGATGTGGTGCGGAACTTTGAGGAACTCATCCAGAGCGACCAGACTATCCAGTACACACTGACTCCTGAAAACATGCGAGACAACAAC TCCCAGTCATCAACACGGCAAAAGGGTTCTGGGAGTCCCGTCATCTCGGTCAAGACCAGGAAGAGTGAGGACGCGCGCCAAAACACGCCGCGGTCCcgctcgtcgtcggcggccAGGCCTGGCGAAATGGGTGCCTCTGGGTCCAACAACCCACGTTCGGTGGGACATGCTCACCAGTCGAGCGACACCCACCACAGTCTGAGGAGCTATCccacaagcagcagcaagcatgGAGGCGTGGTGCCGCGGTCGACTCCACCGGGCCCGTCCAAGCCACGTGGAAACATACCCCAAGCCCGGGACGCGAGATTGCCTCGAGAGTCGATGGCAGAATTTGCGGAGTTCATCCGCTCCACCGGACcccccggcggcggcgcggcTCCTGTCAATGCGCTCGCTGGGCCCGGTGGCTCGCGAAATCCGGGCATGGTGTCAATGGCTAGCGTGGCCTCCAGCAAGGGATCCATGACGAGCAACCCCAACAGACCAAGGCTTCAGGCACGTGATGCCGCCGTGGACTACAAGGATGACAACTCTGACCTGATCGATTTCATCCGCCGCGGTCCCCCGAGCCTCAACCCGCGGATCCCCAAGGCTGTTGCCCCTTTCCGAACCACCATGGACTCGGATCAGATGTCGGGAGCCGTTGGCGGTCGGGCCGTCGACGCCCACCTCAACGAGGCCGAGATGAGGGGCAACGACTCGACCAGCTCGGTCCCCCCTTCTATTCAGTCGTCTATCAACTCGCAGAGCGCCCTCCTAGCCGGAAGAAACAAGCCTCTCCCCACCTCGCACCCTGCCCCTACGCCCAACGAGATGGACTTCGACATGCCGATACCCAAGCGCAAGACTCGGCGCGTTCGCGACCCATATGCCATTGACCTcagcgacgaggacgagatgatgctcgaggaggagctaaCGCCCAAACCCAAACGACCAgcggccaaggaggagagtcTGATTGACTTTCTGAACAACTATGCCCCACCGCCCGAGCCAACTGTCTTGCCTTTTGCCACCCAAGAGACCCAAGCAGCGGCAGCTGCGCGaaacaagcccaagaagaagtcgagCTCGGCGAGCCTGATGGCTAGGTTGACGAGGCGTGACAGCGGACAGGGTGGCGGACTAGGTTCTGGCTTCATGGGTGGGCCCAAGGTTGCTCAGCTTCCTGCAGCTGAGTCCAGAAGTCTGAGCAGCCGGGCTAGCGCCGGTATGGGCGGGACAATGGGTGGAAGAAGCTATACCCCCCTTCAAGTGGCGCCCAACATGAGCTCGAAGGCAGCAGCCATGATGGGCGGTGGTCCACCCCCCAGTATGGCCAACCAGCCGCCGGTGGGAGGCAGCGGACGGGTCCCGATGAAGAAATTTGAGCCACGCGACGCTGTTTCGGTGCCTTCCCGAGGTACTTCTGACCTGGCCGACTTTCTCAAGCACTCGGGTCCTCCGCCAGGCATGACAATGGCAGCCCCATTCCCAGAGCCCATGTCCCCTGAACATCGCCGGCGGGAATCGAACAGTATCTCAAAGGTCTTTGGAAGGAGGAAAAAGCCGAGCATTTCTTGA
- the ATG5 gene encoding autophagy protein 5 (COG:U; EggNog:ENOG503P5XP), protein MYTLQVRQHTVQAAPCLPRRALQRVKVHACAFSHPPANHHRPSLSPTISSRCFETGHPARIASDSRGASILPLTPYCLALLPTPQQQQQQRRLSIDRPPSYNTYHCTRASTTKPERQQRQSFSSLLGTRHHQPRRHRAGPVLGPSAAVISPGPAPQSRTALHWTMPSSPPPSSPVSPSSLSHRPGRRGANAPDHDDVDIPPPPLPQALWSLQIPLYITHTSQPSTNPFVVSVPRFSYLALLLPRLSAYFSPLPCSSFHYEDVQLRNLAAGLLVDLYLPPDSAGSLPWRLTVGDGPEWDIADTFTNSAKEADFVRNGNAKQIMGLSKDDSTALWNSVQDNDYASFSRINSRLLNTPTPLKNVPVRIYIPSSPLQTSGADHGSFKVVQTLIPPRDANRRPQTLGEVLKENLPSLFPSSRDPVLANVIMHGGSVPFRAPLEELMREAAYPDGWVCLIIVLL, encoded by the exons ATGTATACTTTGCAGGTACGGCAGCACACGGTGCAAGCGGCACCGTGTCTCCCACGCAGGGCCTTGCAGCGTGTGAAAGTGCATGCATGTGCcttctcccacccaccagccaaccaccaccgcccgaGCCTTTCTCCAACAATCTCGTCCCGTTGTTTCGAAACGGGACACCCAGCTCGCATTGCATCAGACTCACGCGGTGCTTCCATCCTACCCCTCACCCCATATTGCCTGGCCTTACTACCTaccccgcagcagcagcagcagcagcgccgaCTATCGATCGACAGGCCACCCAGTTACAACACATATCATTGTACCAGGGCATCCACAACAAAGCCGGAGCGGCAGCAACGGCAGTCGTTTTCGTCCCTTCTTGGcacccgccaccaccaaccacgacGGCACCGAGCTGGCCCGGTTCTTGGTCCGTCCGCCGCCGTGATCAGCCCCGGCCCAGCCCCACAATCTCGGACCGCATTGCATTGGACCATGCCttcgtctcctccaccatcgtcCCCTGTATCCCCTTCTTCACTCAGTCACCGTCCTGGCCGTCGCGGTGCCAACGCCCCAGACCACGACGATGTCGacatcccaccaccgcccctcccccaggcCCTCTGGTCCCTTCAAATACCCCTTTACATAACTCACACCTCCCAGCCCTCGACCAATCCTTTTGTGGTCTCGGTCCCCCGCTTCAGCTACCTTGCCCTTCTGCTCCCCCGGTTATCCGCCTACTTCAGCCCGCTCCCCTGCTCGTCCTTTCACTACGAGGACGTCCAGCTCCGCAACCTAGCTGCTGGGCTCCTCGTCGATTTATACCTCCCCCCCGATTCTGCGGGGTCGCTACCATGGAGGCTGACGGTCGGTGACGGACCCGAATGGGACATAGCCGACACCTTCACCAACTCGGCAAAGGAGGCGGATTTTGTCCGCAACGGAAACGCCAAGCAGATTATGGGGTTGAGCAAGGACGACAGCACCGCCTTGTGGAACAGTGTGCAGGATA ATGACTATGCTTCATTTAGCAGAATCAACAGCCGCTTGCTGAACACGCCCACGCCGTTGAAGAACGTGCCGGTACGGATTTATATTCCGTCGTCCCCCTTGCAGACTTCTGGGGCCGATCATGGGTCCTTCAAGGTGGTTCAAACACTGataccacctcgagatgccAATC GGAGACCACAAACATTGGGAGAAGTCCTGAAGGAAAACCTCCCGTCACTCTTCCCGTCTAGTCGAGACCCGGTGTTGGCGAATGTCATCATGCACGGAGGTTCGGTGCCGTTCAGGGCTCCGTTGGAAGAGTTGATGAGAGAGGCGGCGTATCCGGACGGGTGGGTGTGCTTGATTATTGTTTTGTTATAG